In Metopolophium dirhodum isolate CAU chromosome 5, ASM1992520v1, whole genome shotgun sequence, the sequence AGTAGTTTTACGACTGACCTCCAATTTGCTTTAGTTATTAAAGTGATTCAATTACTAACCTCTGATCCGGAATCGATGATCGAAGTTCTGTAAGACATCTTGAAGCTGAATTGTTATAGATGATGAAGAAGTTCTAGTTGCTGAATGTTGACTGTAATATTGCTGTTAATACGCTAGCCTTATATACTGTAATGTTTCCACTACCATAGATACTTTGAAATGTGGAATATTCATAGCAATGTTCATTAAACCAGCCAACGCCCTTAATTTGTCCTCTTATTAATATCAGTTTTATTCCGCCAACGGTCTTATACGACCTCCTATCGATACTAGTTTTTATTCGGACAACGCCCAGTTTTATTCCGCCAACGGTCTTATACGACCTCCTATCGATACTAGTTTTTATTCGGACAACGCCCTAAAATTTGACCtagctatttttaaatgaatattccGGACTACGGTCAACaccaatacatacattatatattataattactattactacaaaataacttagttgtttttaaaattaatattacatgaacAGGTCATACGATTTCTTCGAATAGAATGTAAGTTTTAAACGATAACTAGGAAAGTAGGAGATGATTCTCGACTATATAACGCAGCATTTGATAGTCAAACGATATCAGTCCAGCTTGTGTTCTCTACCAGCAACAACAAGCGGCAGTCATTCACCATcgaatattgaaaatacttcaATCCTACCAAGTTTACCAGTCCAGCATCGACATCATCAATAAGGGTTCATCACTCAACATTGGAAAATACTTCAAACCTACATAGTTTACCAGTCCAACACCGGCATCATCAACAGTCATTCGTCTCTAAACATTAGAAAATACtttaatgtaagtacctatttatttcattatttatatatttaaaaaaaaaaaaaaaatcatcttatcGAATCTAAAACTCCACATCTTTACtagtttttaaacgaaaaataatacacgatagcaaaaaacataacataacataagcGTTTAGGGAAGTGGTTATAAGTGGTTATAATGAACCgatattcaatagttttattagtaattttaatattaaatgtacaaggtttttataattaatttttttttttaaatttaaaaggttgattaattaaaatatctatgtttatcatgttgtatattaaatggttaaaaaaatgttagaaagttgaaataagttgaaaaaaaaacaagtgtatacagtatgtatatgattataattatatgaataacataatataaaaacttgattattataatatataaaatatagacatattagcttacattaaattattcactatgctgactgatatattatagtcattttaactaccataatgtatatttaatgattaaaaaatgctaaaaagTAGGGATACGtttaaaaacaagtttgtaTTCCGTATACAGtttgtaaatgattatatttattgaataacatGATATAAAACTTGATTATCAgctaactttaaattatatccaATGCTAGTTGATATAGGAACCAGTTTCTAattatcagatttttttttttttaacatatttctttatatatattagttctaacatttttttaaccattttaaataatgaattctcacaatgatattttaaacgaaatagactattataaacaaatgaTTGAAAGTTATACAGAAACGGATGAAAAAGACCATTTCATGAGAAGATGGAGacttaaacagaataaaaaaaatattaaaaatataaaatatcaattgtttttaactaGAATAAGTCCTTCTCCTTCTctcaatataacttatattaacgaatattatatacatacatgtgtattaaaagaaaaattgctttttttaaaagaagagaAAGAAAAGAtccttatattttatcgttctaGATGTACCGACTATTggcaatgtataaataattttaatatgcagATACAAAATCTTAATTATCAGTTACAGGAATTGGGTACAatctgttaaaaacaaaataagattatatttttttaatataaagtattgtatttattatgtttatgtttaaaaaataatttgatgatagacacatgtaaataaataaacattctaaattaaaagttttttgttcaattatttaattgtaaataagctaaatataccaaccatacaaaaaaaatgtttcatttattaattgaagtaaacttaacataataatcacaaactaatgtttatagatgatgtataaccataatttattttaatttgttgataatatttatacatatgtgTGAATACATAAGCTagtctattattataagtattattcactaattaatatacactattttattttttttattactatcagttagtgtataaaaaaaactatgacattttcagaataaaaaaataaaaaataaaaaataaaaaatggaatcaaaatcatttattatggaTGAAATTAACGATGTTATCCGAAAGGCCGAGCAAATTGATCAAGCAATGGATGAGGCAgcagtagaatttaaaaaaaaaattaaaattattgatataaaaataaaaaaagcgggtttaaaacaaaaaaaaataatgaatgaaaaaaaaaagattgcaaatgattatttacatttgCTACATACAGATaagaaacgtgaaaaaaatattcgaaaagaattatctatattatatgcacagtacaattatatgaacaatggttaatagtaattcataattttcttgttttcattcattattttttcaccTCAAAacagctttttttattttttatgttttgtaaatatattctaaatgtattaatttatttgaatgatattttaaataaaatgatctttctacattattatatttttttttttttatatattctattacaGTTTCATCATGAAAAGACAAACGGTGAGAAAATGCCAGCGGACAATTTCTACTGATAAAGAATTATTCGAAAttgaacgatttaaaaaatgctcgaaaacttttatcataaaaaatacattggaTTTTATAGATTAcacgcttttttttaactatatttcagagaaattaatttttaagttaaaagaaTCGTGTAAAAAtacatctataaaatttaatttagtcgtGGATAGTGTTTACGAAAGAATTATTACACAAGAAGTACAGGATATTGCATTCAAAACTTTTAATGTTCTTGCATGTAAttcatctaattttaaaaaaatactaaacgatatgttcaataaattgttGCGGGAAGAGACAGATTTTACACAGAAAGGTTCTGGATGGACGCTTAAGGTAATAGAAACATTACAGTTGAGAATCAATATAGTGAATCCTCTTAAAGGAGGAACATATATTGATTTACCTAAGCATATTAAAGATAAAAGAGcgattattaatgtgaaaaatagtgataataaatgttttaaatatgcattattatccAAGTTTGATAATCGctctaataaaactaattttcatgaaaaatattttaagatgttagagttaaaaagtagtttaaattttaaatgtgttgaTTTTCCAACACCAATCAGTCAGATACCTAAATTTGaacgtataaacaatatttcaataaatatttatagtttgaatgacaaaaaaactatttttcccttgtatgtatgtaataccgAAAGAAATGATCATTTTGacctatttttgtataataatgatgaaacatcgcattattgttatattcataatttttcaagattaatcaGAAGTCAGAAAACGAAAAATTGTTCGAAGCTAATTATTTGTAAGAGATGTTTCACAACTTTTGGTACTCAACCGTGCAAAAGTAAGCTTTGGGGTGTAGAAGGATTAAATGAACATCGACGCAATTGTGGAAAGAATCCGTTGGGGAGGCCTATAATGTTTGAAGAGGGGGATGATGATTTCATCTATTTCAAAGGTTATAAAAAAACGCAGAGGATTCCATTTGTCATTTATGCAGATTTTGAATGTATATTAACTCCTAAACAAcctaataaattcattaatagacgtaaaaaacaaaaaaatcagaaaactcatgttacacatttacatgaaattatgagctatgggttttatgtaaaagttgactatagtattatatcgaAAGAGCTGGTAAAACAGTTTGAAATTCCGacgaaagtaattatttatagaggtaAGAAAGctgcaaaaaaatttatgaaaaatatgatcGATATtggaaatgaaattaataaaatttatcaaattaatacacCGATGGACAAATTAACTGATAAAGAGGAACAACGTTTTCAAAGAACCAAGTTCtgtcaaaaatgttcaaaacattttaaaaacaataatttggttAAAGTTCGAGATCACTGTCATTTTACTGGCAAATATAGGCAATGTCTCTGTCTTCAATGTAATTTCGAAATAACTAGTCCATCGTTCGTTCCAATAttctttcataatttatctTATGATAGTCACTTCATAATTCGGGAACTAGGTTGCGATGATaaagatattcatattattcctaattcatcggaaaaatatatatcctttAGCAAGGAAATCGCACCTagatttagtattaaatttgtCGATACATTCCGTTTTATGAGTGAGTCGCTAAGTAAACTTGCAGCCAATTTATCTGAAGATAAGTTGAGGTTTAGAGAAaccctaaaaatattttcaatcaaatcaTTAGATTTAGTTACACGGAAAGGAGTCTTCCCTTACGAATATGTCGATAGTTGGAGTAAATTAGACAATGCTTTTTTACCATCAAAGCTTGAATTTTATAACTCGTTAACAGATGAACAAATTAGTGATGAAGATTATAGACATGCAAAAAATGTATGGAATACATTTGACGTAAAGACTTTGGGTGAATATagcgatctttatttaaaaactgatgttaCCATACTAGCTGACGTGTTCGAAAATTTTAGAGACATATGTTTATCTACTCTCAGAATAGATCCTGCTCATTATATGACTGCCCCTGGATTTGCTTTTGATTGTATGCTTAAGTATACAAAGGTTAAATTAGAGAGGTTAaaggattataatatgttactctaCTTCGAAAAATCAATCCGAGGCGGTATTTGTCAATCAACTAAAAGATATGCTAAAGCAAACATACCAAATATTGAAGGATTGGACTATAATTCGAATGAACCGATTACTTGGATTACATATCTCGACTGTGTAAATTTATATGGAAAGTCTATGTTGACAGAACTaccttttaaagattttgaatggGTTGATGATCTCGACATAGATGTAACTAAAATTTCTGAAGATTCTGAAGTAGGATATATATTAGAAGTTGATATCGAGTACCCTAAACATTTACATAAAACCCATAATGATTTTCCGTTTTTACCGTTTAACGAATGCCCACCGAATTCGAAAGTTGAGAAATTGTTAACTACTCTATcaccgaaaaaaaactatattgtacattacaaaaatttaaaacaagcgaTTTCTCACGGtcttaaattagtaaaaattcatCGAGCTATCCgcttttcacaaaaaaaatggaTGGCATCATACATTGAGTTCTGTACAAAAATGAGAGCAGAAGCAAAaaatgagtttgaaaaaaatttctggAAGTTGTTAATTAATAGCGTTTTTGGTAAATGTATGGAGAATGTCCGAGCAAGAACTTCTATAAAACTGGTttcatcagaaaaaaaagcgAATAAACTAATgacaaaaactagttttaaagacAGAACTATATACTCTAAAAATCTCATGGCTATTCACCAACATAAGGAAACTATTAAATTCGATAAGGCAATTTATGTGGGATTTGCAATTTTAGACGTttcgaaaacatttatgtaCGATTTTCACTATAATGTCATGAAGAAAAGGTATGGTACTAAAATTAGTTCTTTATATTCGGATACTGATTCCTTGATATACGCTATTCAAACTACaaattttttcaatgatttaaaaaatgatttattaccatattttgaTACATCTAACTATCCCAAAGACCATTATTGTTTTAGCGAATTACATAAAAGTCAGCCAGGCTTTTTCAAGGATGAATTGAAAGGAATTATActtaaagaattcgtttcattaaGACCGAAATTATATGCGTACAAAACTGTAGACGGTACTGaggaaaaaaaagcaaaaggcgtaaagaaatatattattaaaaaacatatgcaattcgaaaattataaggatatacTACACGcttttataaaccatttatCTGTTAAAGATAAATTAACTCACAGGGTCATGAATTTTATCCAATCAAACAAACATGTTGTTCAATCGAAAACAATGAACAAACTTGTTCTAAGCGCTAATGACGATAAACGTTATATAAATGACGACGGGATAAATACTTTGGCTTATGGTCACTACAAactagataaattatataattaaagaaaaaaaagacttGATAAATCTCCAATCGGTATAAACAGAAAGCGCTATCAAACGGTAgtgaagtaaatttttttttttttttgtttttaaaaaaaattacaaactgaaaacaaataattatttcaacttttttctggcatttattataaaagtattacatgttatacataaaaaattattatttaaaaatatctgatgatgttatccacgaattttgacttgaatcaaaacccaaccatttaacaaacattttattcccaacttttttCACAATACGTTCAATAAGAAAGGTGTTTggaaaattagttaatttaatttcctgttcataaaaaccacctaagattatattgtttgattcatcctttagttgataagttactggatttgtctgtaaaacttttgaaactgtaaatatttccgttgtccaattCGGGGTATATCCTttactaaatatatgtttatacttagatattcgtactttatcgctaactttaaattttggtttatacaatgtttgtaaatttttatatgtactaaatttaattctgtttgtaTCCATTCGAGCTTCATTAGGTGTGCATTTGATTgttctatgttttgtattattatagttatttataatttttgatattgtattataccaatTCCATGTACCTGTTGCAgtgaaatgtttatatatattatttttaagtgtttgtATCACACGTTCtgcgattgaacatttaataacactgtatgaactgtaatgtttaattttatattttttcattaaatcttgaaattgagtattataaaattctgtaccattatctgtctgtaaaaatttcggattagcttttttcaatatattaaccattccttttgtacattcttttgctgatttatttttcagcggttccacaaatacatatttgctatatgtatctataacaactaatataaatttaaaaccgtaattttttttagaatgagattgcatatccattaaatcagcttgccataggtcgtcaataaaccgtgtaaccacactacgtctaggaaatatttttctcgctggTCGATGTAGCTCATTAGCTATACCCTCTAAGGTCGtcattatgctataatatttctctcacgcagttcttctaaaatagatatgATTTCGTTATTAACACCAGTATTACCAACACTTTGCGATGATGTCAAAAGATTTAATCTAGTTACTAGCTCATTCGgatcgtcataataaactaattgggTTTGAGGTAAgacatctttatataaaccactacctgtcttaggatcaggtgatgaagtaaaattaatcatatctgtAGACATACGATCTGAAGGTGAAAAACTGCTTGctgattgattaaaatcaaatggatcattttcttgtgttatttttctacgtttagcGTTTAATAAGCCAAAAGGACTAGAaggtaaagtattgttaaatgattttaagttaattcgtggagttgtattctcattaattttatctatttcttcATTAAACTGTTTTTCCTCCATTTTCATTCGATCATACAACGGTTTTACAACAGTCACCCATTTATGATACCTTGAGGTTCTAGGTTTTCCATCTGCTTTTAAATGGactccagaagttttcaaaatattgtaataagattctatatcttctatagttgttttttttggttccttctcaCATAATAAAGACCATAAACCTGgtgtgaatttataatatttattaagcagcAGTAATTTACCGTGACTAAAAGTTACAGaatgttttcctattttatatgaatcactatttttatcataatgcataccataggatttatcataacgtattgatttaggacggttatttaaaaaattttcaaatggtgaatttatttcgttatcatcatcatcttcactagtgcatgaggtttctgatttattttctagTACAGTTGACTGTGtgttacatatttcattttgttttgcatgtgtactcaatggttcaattattggtttaaatgcctcacggaaatagttttcagaatctataacaccacgtttcatttccattatttttcgtttaatatttttttttgatgttattaaattttccaataaaactttttgtttgttcattgtaaataataaaagtactatACCTGTATCGTATGACTGTCGATAACACTATGTAGATAATAACTGTgtgacggtatatttatataggtataaatatataaaattattttattttaatgaacgtatgaaacccacatctataccttccttcattcatttcccgagttttatcgatgaccataaacccataatcactatgattccaacataaatgagaaattttacgaaattctgagaaatccatatctgtagacgaatgatcgttgaatatatgtcgtaaatttgtatcatcttgtttAAGTATCATTAAGAAGTTTGCGTTATCTCTTACTagctgttttgatattttagaatatgtctgtgctaaataaaatacagagctagcacCTGAATGTCTGCCCATGCTAAAGTATTCTCTGATTACGGATTGTGGACCACATATCACATCatcaaaaatgataattgaattttttttggttaagtttggttgtataaccttatcagcgcttgtaaatatgaaaaaattagcaccttttatatcatctattatttttttcagtaagacatatttttcctgattagaggttttcgagtataaataaatattttcaaatcttaacccgtttgcatgtgtgatcagattatacattatatttgtttttcctgagcCACTGGGACCAACTAGTATAGCACGTATAGTATCAGGTAATAACGAACCAtgtcttgatggtttttttactacctgaacatctacatttattacatctaatttatctttctgttcaatcaaattcatattattttcgtataaatactctagattttttaaatttataaccagTTATAGATGGCGTGTTCAACTCGTAAGTACAATTCAAACAAGACTGGTAAAGGATTTGTAAACTCCCTTATAAATAGTCTCCCGTTCGAAGCTCATATTTCAGGATATCAGTATTGTGGTCCTggtacgaaattaaaaaagagactagatcgtggtgataaaggaataaacccattggatgctgcttgtcgtgaccacgatattgtgtatgcaacaagtaaaaatttagacgatagACATAAAGCTGATAAAGTGTTAGAAAATCGAGCTTGGGAAAGATTTAAAGCAAAAGATAcacctagaaaagagaaattagttgcgtacgcagtaacaaacgcaatgaaagctaaaagaaaaataggtatgggttgcaaacggaaacgtgctataaaaacaaattgtatactagcagcgaaaaaaaaaagaatctcaaaaaaaaagaatggtgGTAAAAGGTTGATTTTAGTACCGAGACAATCAGGAGGTGCAAttcccttaatacctatatttgcaggattgtcagcacttggtagtttgatgtctggaggtgctagtgtgtataatgcggttcaaaattcaaaaagaaaaaaaggcagtggtttgaaatcaaacaagaataggttaaggaaaaaaaactgatgatcacgctacctgatagaccgctttcgtctcaagatattataaaatatatcggaaagttgaaaatcaatcatttccgtggtgtcttttcacgtgataacttacctaaaaaaccacatacgattgaatgtggtatattaaacttggatacatcttcaggcgacggaagccattgggtagcgttttataaaaataaggacaaagttgtatattttgatagctttgg encodes:
- the LOC132945315 gene encoding uncharacterized protein LOC132945315 — its product is MKRQTVRKCQRTISTDKELFEIERFKKCSKTFIIKNTLDFIDYTLFFNYISEKLIFKLKESCKNTSIKFNLVVDSVYERIITQEVQDIAFKTFNVLACNSSNFKKILNDMFNKLLREETDFTQKGSGWTLKVIETLQLRINIVNPLKGGTYIDLPKHIKDKRAIINVKNSDNKCFKYALLSKFDNRSNKTNFHEKYFKMLELKSSLNFKCVDFPTPISQIPKFERINNISINIYSLNDKKTIFPLYVCNTERNDHFDLFLYNNDETSHYCYIHNFSRLIRSQKTKNCSKLIICKRCFTTFGTQPCKSKLWGVEGLNEHRRNCGKNPLGRPIMFEEGDDDFIYFKGYKKTQRIPFVIYADFECILTPKQPNKFINRRKKQKNQKTHVTHLHEIMSYGFYVKVDYSIISKELVKQFEIPTKVIIYRGKKAAKKFMKNMIDIGNEINKIYQINTPMDKLTDKEEQRFQRTKFCQKCSKHFKNNNLVKVRDHCHFTGKYRQCLCLQCNFEITSPSFVPIFFHNLSYDSHFIIRELGCDDKDIHIIPNSSEKYISFSKEIAPRFSIKFVDTFRFMSESLSKLAANLSEDKLRFRETLKIFSIKSLDLVTRKGVFPYEYVDSWSKLDNAFLPSKLEFYNSLTDEQISDEDYRHAKNVWNTFDVKTLGEYSDLYLKTDVTILADVFENFRDICLSTLRIDPAHYMTAPGFAFDCMLKYTKVKLERLKDYNMLLYFEKSIRGGICQSTKRYAKANIPNIEGLDYNSNEPITWITYLDCVNLYGKSMLTELPFKDFEWVDDLDIDVTKISEDSEVGYILEVDIEYPKHLHKTHNDFPFLPFNECPPNSKVEKLLTTLSPKKNYIVHYKNLKQAISHGLKLVKIHRAIRFSQKKWMASYIEFCTKMRAEAKNEFEKNFWKLLINSVFGKCMENVRARTSIKLVSSEKKANKLMTKTSFKDRTIYSKNLMAIHQHKETIKFDKAIYVGFAILDVSKTFMYDFHYNVMKKRYGTKISSLYSDTDSLIYAIQTTNFFNDLKNDLLPYFDTSNYPKDHYCFSELHKSQPGFFKDELKGIILKEFVSLRPKLYAYKTVDGTEEKKAKGVKKYIIKKHMQFENYKDILHAFINHLSVKDKLTHRVMNFIQSNKHVVQSKTMNKLVLSANDDKRYINDDGINTLAYGHYKLDKLYN